GTCCAAAGGATAGGCGAATAGTGATGATGTTCAACTAAGATTTTTTGATTGTATTTTTGTCATTATCTGATTTTTAAATTAATAATTTAAAACAATGGATTGCCTGGTTATCGACGAATCCCAGCCTGCTGATGAATGACGAGGGCGCCTGCGGAAGGGCGCCCTCGGTGCAAAAAGTCTCCAATCTCCTTGATTCAGTAGCCTTCACTGTCCTCCGTCACCTTGACCTTGCCCCGGTGGATCCGGAAGAGGTTGGCGAAGTAGATGACCACCAGGATGAAGCCCAGGAACCACCAACCCAGGCCCGTGGCCAGGCCGTGGGAGCCTGCGGCATTTTTGAGGGCGGTCAGGCTGAAGTTGGGATCCAGGGTGGAGGGCAGCATCACGGGCCAGACGCAGGCGGCGGTGGTGGCCAGAGCCCCGATGATGAAGGCGGCCGAGCCGATGAAGGCCAGGAGGTAGCGCTGACCCTTCATGCCCAGGAAGACCAGCACCAGGCCTGCCAAATAGACGATGAAGAAGAGCCAGGCCAGCGGGGCACCGGGGAAGGCGGCAAAGATCCGGGGGGCCACCGAGTGGGTGGCGAGGGTGGAGACGATCAGGAGCAGGATCACCAGGGGCCAGAGGCGCTTGGCGGTGGCGGCGGCCCTCTGGTGGACGGGGCCTTCCGTCTTCCAGGCCAGGAAGAGGCTCCCATGGGCCACGATGGTCACCAGGGCGAAGACGCCGGTGAGGACGGTGAACCAGTCGAGGATACCGACGGGGTTGGAGGTGCTGAAGTTGGTGAAGAGGGGGATGTTGAACTCGCCCGCGGCGTTGAGGGGGACGCCCCGGATGACGTTGCCCAGGGCTGCCCCCAGCAGGATGGGCATCAGCAGGCTGGCCAGCCAGAAGACCCCATCCCAGAAGGCTCGCCACATCCCGTCCTTCAGGTGGCTGCGGAACTCGATGGAGATGCCGCGCAGGATGAGGACCCAGACCACCAGGAACATGGCGAGGTAGAAGCCGGAGAATCCGGAAGCCAGGACCTTGGGGAAGGCGAGGAACATGGCGCCGCCGCCTGCCAGGAGCCAGACCTCATTGCCGTCCCAGAGGGGTCCGATGGATCCCAGGACCTCCCGCCGCTCAGTGTCGGTCTTGGCGACAAAGAGGTGCAGGATCCCTGCGCCGAAGTCAAAGCCGTCCAGGACGACGTAGATGGCCACCATGACACTGACAAGCCAGAACCAGAGCATTTCCATGGTGTCCTCCTACTTGGCCGAGGCGTGGACGGGGCCGTGGACCACTTCGCGCATCACGAGGAAGACGAAGAGGAAGCCGAGGACGACATAGATCCCGGCGAAGCCCAGGGAGGTGAAGATGGCCTGGCCCGAGTGGACGAGGTGGCTGTGTCCCTGGTCCAGGCGGTAGAGGCCATAGACGAGCCAGGGCTGGCGACCGAGCTCGGCCACCATCCACCCGGCTGTGTTGGCGATGAAGGGGAAGGGGAAGGCCAGCATCAGCACCCAGAGCAGAGGACGGAAGCTGTCCAGCTTCTTCTTCTTGAGCAGCACGGTGCCGATCAGCATCACCAGGATGAAGAGGGTGCCGAGACCGACCATGATGTGGAAGCTGTAATAGAGGAGCGGGATGTTGGTGGGCCACTGGTCTTTGGGGAACTCGTTGAGACCCCTGACGTTGTGGCTGAAGGTCCCATAGGCGATGAAGCTGAGGGCTCCGGGCATCTCGATGGGGTTTTCCAGTCGCTGCTTCTGGACATCGGGCTGGCCGATGAAGCTCAGCTCAGCGTAGCCCCCACTGTGGAAGCGTCCCTCCATGGCGGCCAGGGAGGCTGGCTGGTGCTTGGCCACGACCTTCCCCTGCATGTCGCCTGTGGGGAAGGCCACCAGGATGCTGGCGATGAGGCCCACCAGGACCCCGACCTTGAGGTTGAGAGGGGTGTGCTCGGGATGGGCTTTCTTCAGGGCCCAGAAGGCCCCGACCGCCGTCACGGCGAATGCGCCGGTCACGGCGGCGCCCATCATGTTGTGACAGTACTGGACGATGGCCCAGGGGTTCAGGACATAGGCCCAGAAGGAGGCCAGCTGCAGGGTGCCTCCGGCCCCGACGGTATAGCCCGTGGGGTGCTG
The sequence above is drawn from the uncultured Holophaga sp. genome and encodes:
- the cydB gene encoding cytochrome d ubiquinol oxidase subunit II; translated protein: MEMLWFWLVSVMVAIYVVLDGFDFGAGILHLFVAKTDTERREVLGSIGPLWDGNEVWLLAGGGAMFLAFPKVLASGFSGFYLAMFLVVWVLILRGISIEFRSHLKDGMWRAFWDGVFWLASLLMPILLGAALGNVIRGVPLNAAGEFNIPLFTNFSTSNPVGILDWFTVLTGVFALVTIVAHGSLFLAWKTEGPVHQRAAATAKRLWPLVILLLIVSTLATHSVAPRIFAAFPGAPLAWLFFIVYLAGLVLVFLGMKGQRYLLAFIGSAAFIIGALATTAACVWPVMLPSTLDPNFSLTALKNAAGSHGLATGLGWWFLGFILVVIYFANLFRIHRGKVKVTEDSEGY
- a CDS encoding cytochrome ubiquinol oxidase subunit I, producing the protein MDDPLFWHRLQFGFTAAFHYIFPQLTMGLALLIVVFKTLARRTGNERYQELARFWIKVFGVSFAVGVVTGIPMEFQFGTNWSRFSEHTGGVIGQTLAMEGMFAFFLESSFLALLVWGEKKVSAGTHYAAAWALFIGSWLSGYFIVATNAFMQHPTGYTVGAGGTLQLASFWAYVLNPWAIVQYCHNMMGAAVTGAFAVTAVGAFWALKKAHPEHTPLNLKVGVLVGLIASILVAFPTGDMQGKVVAKHQPASLAAMEGRFHSGGYAELSFIGQPDVQKQRLENPIEMPGALSFIAYGTFSHNVRGLNEFPKDQWPTNIPLLYYSFHIMVGLGTLFILVMLIGTVLLKKKKLDSFRPLLWVLMLAFPFPFIANTAGWMVAELGRQPWLVYGLYRLDQGHSHLVHSGQAIFTSLGFAGIYVVLGFLFVFLVMREVVHGPVHASAK